Proteins encoded within one genomic window of Thermococcus celer Vu 13 = JCM 8558:
- a CDS encoding ATP-NAD kinase family protein — MRVGLIVNPIAGMGGRVALKGTDGVVDEAVRRGARPIAQDLVRLFLNELSHYKEAKEIEFLTGPGPLGENILREFEFDFDVIRHRKIGYREVEGVRLPDTTPEDTKELAKRMAKAVELIIFAGGDGTARDILEAVEERVPVLGVPTGVKMYSGVFAYSPEDAARVLIEFLKGNARLEEREVRDIDEEAYRRDEVRAKTYGTAIVPVVEALVQGSKERVPIDEEEELETISGALAEEILENDGIYFLGSGSTVKRIKDRLGIDGTLLGVDVIEVKDGRARLLVKDATEGDLLRFAGENPRVIVTVIGGLGFLFGRGNQQFSADVLRKIPRDNITVVATPSKLKNGPLRVYTGDREVDEKLRGYIRVRVGPWMERLVRVTRA, encoded by the coding sequence ATGAGGGTCGGGCTCATAGTCAACCCGATAGCAGGGATGGGGGGCAGGGTGGCGCTCAAGGGCACGGACGGGGTCGTTGATGAGGCCGTTCGGAGGGGTGCCAGGCCAATAGCTCAAGACCTCGTGAGGCTCTTCCTGAACGAGCTGAGCCACTATAAAGAAGCGAAGGAAATAGAGTTCCTCACGGGGCCGGGTCCCCTCGGCGAGAACATCCTGAGGGAATTCGAGTTCGATTTTGATGTGATACGGCACAGGAAAATAGGTTACCGCGAAGTTGAGGGAGTTAGGCTTCCCGATACCACCCCGGAAGATACGAAGGAGCTGGCGAAGAGGATGGCCAAGGCGGTGGAGCTCATCATTTTTGCAGGCGGCGACGGCACCGCCAGGGATATCCTCGAGGCCGTTGAGGAGCGGGTTCCAGTCCTCGGGGTTCCAACGGGGGTTAAGATGTACTCCGGGGTTTTCGCCTACTCCCCCGAGGACGCCGCGAGGGTTCTGATCGAGTTCCTGAAGGGAAACGCGAGGCTCGAGGAGAGGGAGGTCCGGGACATAGATGAGGAGGCGTACAGGCGCGATGAGGTGCGGGCGAAAACCTACGGAACGGCCATCGTCCCCGTTGTCGAGGCCCTCGTTCAGGGGAGCAAGGAGAGGGTCCCCATCGACGAGGAGGAAGAGCTCGAGACCATCTCCGGGGCCCTGGCGGAAGAGATCCTCGAAAACGATGGGATCTACTTCCTCGGTTCGGGTTCCACGGTAAAGAGGATAAAGGACCGGCTCGGCATAGACGGGACGCTCCTCGGGGTCGATGTTATAGAGGTGAAGGATGGGAGGGCGAGGCTCCTCGTTAAAGACGCCACCGAGGGGGATCTGCTCCGCTTTGCCGGGGAAAACCCCAGGGTAATCGTTACCGTCATAGGCGGTCTCGGGTTCCTCTTCGGGAGGGGTAACCAGCAGTTCTCAGCGGATGTCCTGAGAAAAATTCCACGGGACAATATAACCGTGGTCGCCACGCCATCGAAGCTCAAAAACGGCCCCCTAAGGGTTTACACCGGGGATAGAGAGGTGGACGAGAAGCTCCGCGGTTACATCAGGGTTCGCGTGGGCCCGTGGATGGAGAGGCTCGTCAGGGTAACCCGGGCCTGA
- a CDS encoding 4Fe-4S dicluster domain-containing protein produces MISWIAPDIRDIVPENTPVIEPSPRSPVGYMVPEFVAIHGSPGIHILKILAVLPHFLKTAFYAWRCPRSVRRNPSNAARSADPEFFKELEECAKKLGVSAVGYTEVPREHIFRNRAILFKNAIVLTMEMDKEKIKTAPSITAGREVWRTYAELSRASYKLAEFMRKRGYNAQPDPPVGGNTNFSLLAQKAGLGYIGKHGLLISEKAGPSQRITAIYTDLELPYTDSNIEQYSWIPKFCDICNKCVRTCPAKAIYLKPKVLPDGREQHIDPVKCAKVFSRTLGCGVCIKECVFFNGDFERIKAAYERLSKKVG; encoded by the coding sequence ATGATTTCCTGGATAGCGCCCGACATCCGGGACATTGTTCCGGAGAATACACCGGTGATAGAACCCTCTCCAAGGTCTCCAGTGGGCTATATGGTTCCGGAGTTTGTGGCCATACATGGAAGCCCGGGAATCCATATACTAAAAATTTTGGCAGTGCTGCCCCACTTCCTGAAGACGGCTTTTTATGCCTGGAGATGTCCGAGAAGTGTAAGACGAAATCCATCCAACGCAGCCAGGAGTGCTGATCCGGAATTTTTTAAAGAACTGGAAGAATGCGCAAAAAAACTTGGGGTCTCAGCCGTGGGTTACACAGAGGTCCCTAGAGAGCACATTTTTCGAAACAGGGCCATACTGTTTAAGAATGCCATAGTCTTAACCATGGAGATGGACAAAGAGAAAATAAAAACCGCCCCCAGCATAACCGCGGGTAGAGAGGTCTGGAGGACATACGCGGAGCTCAGCAGGGCTTCATACAAACTGGCAGAGTTTATGCGGAAGAGGGGGTACAATGCCCAGCCTGATCCACCCGTTGGAGGAAACACCAACTTCTCCCTGCTGGCCCAAAAAGCGGGACTTGGATACATAGGAAAGCATGGCCTCTTGATTTCCGAAAAAGCCGGCCCATCCCAGAGGATTACAGCCATATATACTGATCTGGAGCTTCCATACACGGATTCCAACATAGAGCAATATTCGTGGATCCCGAAGTTTTGTGATATATGCAATAAATGCGTTCGGACGTGTCCTGCTAAGGCGATCTACTTAAAACCTAAAGTTCTCCCCGATGGGCGGGAACAGCACATAGATCCCGTAAAATGTGCCAAAGTTTTTTCCAGAACCCTTGGATGCGGGGTCTGTATAAAGGAATGCGTCTTCTTTAATGGGGATTTTGAAAGGATAAAAGCGGCTTATGAACGGCTATCCAAGAAGGTTGGTTAA
- a CDS encoding RNA-guided endonuclease InsQ/TnpB family protein, translating to MPSETIKLAAKFKLKNPPNGLDGLFQTYREIVNTLITHAHENNITSFYRLKKETYKKLRKEYSELPSHYLYTACQMATAIYKSYRKRKKKEKAKGKPAFKKEVIMLDDHLFKLDLKGEVKLSTPGGRVSLEFYPARYHEKFRGWKVGQAWLVKTSKGVFVNVVFSKEVEVGEAKSFVGVDLNENNVTLSLPDGEFVQVITHEREIRTGYYVKRRKIQKKLKAGKRREKLLEKYGGREKNRLNDLYHKIANKIVELAEEYGGIALEDLTNIRESIRYSAEMNGRLHRWSFRKLQSIIEYKAKLRGVSVVFVDPAYTSSRCPVCGGKLSPNGYRGVKCECGFEADRDVVGSWNIRLRALKMWGVSVPPESHPMKMGGWKVGRNDVYKSYG from the coding sequence ATGCCCTCAGAGACGATTAAACTCGCCGCAAAATTCAAGCTCAAAAACCCTCCAAACGGGTTAGACGGTCTATTCCAAACTTACCGAGAAATAGTGAACACCCTCATCACCCACGCTCACGAAAACAACATCACCAGCTTCTACAGGCTGAAAAAAGAAACGTACAAAAAGTTGCGCAAAGAGTACTCGGAACTACCAAGCCACTACCTTTACACGGCCTGCCAGATGGCAACGGCAATCTACAAGAGTTACAGGAAGAGGAAGAAGAAGGAAAAGGCAAAGGGAAAGCCAGCCTTCAAGAAAGAAGTCATAATGCTGGACGACCACCTCTTCAAGCTCGACTTGAAAGGAGAGGTAAAACTCTCCACCCCGGGCGGAAGGGTTTCCCTCGAGTTCTATCCCGCAAGGTACCACGAAAAGTTCAGGGGCTGGAAGGTTGGGCAGGCCTGGTTGGTCAAAACCTCAAAAGGCGTCTTCGTGAACGTCGTCTTCTCCAAGGAAGTTGAAGTTGGAGAAGCCAAGTCTTTCGTCGGCGTTGACCTGAACGAGAACAATGTAACCTTAAGCCTCCCGGATGGTGAGTTCGTGCAAGTCATCACTCACGAGCGTGAAATCCGGACGGGTTATTACGTGAAAAGACGAAAAATCCAGAAGAAGTTGAAGGCTGGAAAGAGGCGGGAGAAACTCCTTGAGAAGTATGGGGGAAGAGAAAAGAACCGGCTGAATGACTTGTACCACAAAATAGCGAATAAGATTGTTGAACTGGCGGAAGAATACGGTGGGATTGCCCTCGAGGACTTGACGAACATTCGGGAGTCAATAAGGTATTCGGCTGAAATGAACGGGAGGCTTCACCGCTGGAGTTTTCGAAAGTTGCAGTCAATCATCGAGTACAAGGCGAAGTTGAGGGGTGTGAGTGTTGTTTTTGTTGACCCGGCTTACACTTCTTCCCGGTGCCCGGTATGTGGGGGAAAACTAAGCCCGAATGGGTACCGGGGGGTGAAGTGTGAGTGTGGTTTTGAGGCGGATAGGGACGTTGTTGGTTCGTGGAATATCCGCTTGAGAGCCCTGAAGATGTGGGGAGTTTCCGTTCCCCCCGAAAGCCACCCGATGAAGATGGGAGGGTGGAAGGTTGGCCGTAACGATGTTTACAAAAGTTACGGCTAA
- a CDS encoding IS607 family transposase, with product MKLYRTGEVAERLGVSKMTVLRWIKAGKIKAFRIGREYRIPENEILRILEGKTPNKTVIYARVSSRNQKEDLERQIEYLKNYCTAKGYHITKTITDISSGLNENRKGLKQLFKLVESGEVTRVVITSKDRLTRFGFKYLERYLNSHGVELEVVFDDEEKTPEKELVKDLLAIVTSFAGRLYGMRSHKKKRLIEAVKNALRDD from the coding sequence ATGAAGCTTTACCGGACTGGTGAGGTCGCTGAAAGGCTTGGCGTTTCAAAGATGACAGTCTTAAGATGGATAAAAGCGGGTAAGATAAAAGCCTTCAGGATAGGAAGAGAATACCGCATCCCCGAAAACGAAATCCTACGAATACTTGAAGGCAAAACTCCCAACAAAACGGTTATTTATGCAAGGGTTTCAAGCAGGAACCAGAAAGAAGACCTCGAACGACAAATAGAATACCTCAAAAACTACTGCACTGCCAAAGGTTACCACATCACAAAAACCATAACGGACATTTCATCAGGCCTGAATGAAAACAGAAAAGGCCTGAAACAGCTTTTCAAATTGGTTGAGAGCGGAGAGGTAACAAGAGTTGTGATAACCTCCAAGGACAGGCTAACAAGATTCGGCTTCAAGTACCTTGAGCGCTACCTCAACTCCCACGGTGTCGAACTCGAAGTCGTATTCGACGATGAGGAAAAAACACCAGAAAAGGAACTCGTGAAAGATTTATTAGCAATAGTAACCTCCTTCGCGGGAAGGCTTTACGGAATGCGTTCTCACAAGAAAAAACGCCTCATCGAGGCCGTGAAGAATGCCCTCAGAGACGATTAA
- a CDS encoding TrmB family transcriptional regulator codes for MKVYKCFSSYHLKDSPHHPLPITKELHKKGFIDISEGTPAYFRAVEPEKVIASLRDKYLRSAEEVIIKLKSYQKGQRENWSPVWYLQGEWNIRGKVRDLVENSEKEFITAFVDAKMALKFKKAFETAKHKGLDVKIILLEKNKRYLNALSRFGEVIPVSLEDILYREEEDFQKIFTEALFSSEAPSRVKGVFVRDGKESIMVYEEDGIIKGLIVRIPFIPLFQRMVILYLIEKSREKN; via the coding sequence GTGAAAGTATATAAATGTTTCAGTAGTTATCATTTAAAGGACAGCCCCCACCATCCTCTTCCTATCACAAAAGAACTTCACAAGAAGGGCTTCATAGATATAAGTGAAGGTACCCCGGCATATTTCAGAGCCGTGGAACCCGAGAAAGTTATTGCTTCGTTAAGGGATAAATACCTAAGATCAGCGGAAGAGGTTATAATCAAGCTGAAAAGCTATCAAAAGGGACAAAGAGAGAACTGGTCACCTGTATGGTATCTCCAGGGAGAGTGGAACATAAGGGGTAAAGTCAGGGATCTTGTAGAGAACTCTGAAAAGGAATTCATAACGGCTTTTGTGGATGCAAAGATGGCCTTGAAGTTTAAAAAAGCCTTTGAAACGGCAAAACATAAGGGGCTGGACGTAAAAATCATCCTCCTTGAGAAAAACAAGCGTTATCTTAACGCTTTAAGCCGGTTCGGGGAGGTAATTCCCGTATCCCTCGAAGATATCCTGTATAGAGAGGAAGAGGACTTCCAAAAAATCTTCACGGAGGCGTTGTTCTCAAGCGAAGCGCCCTCCAGGGTAAAGGGGGTCTTTGTTCGAGACGGAAAGGAGTCCATCATGGTGTACGAGGAGGACGGAATAATCAAGGGCCTGATCGTGAGGATACCCTTCATCCCACTGTTCCAGAGGATGGTAATTCTCTATTTAATCGAAAAAAGCAGGGAAAAGAACTAA
- a CDS encoding cysteine desulfurase, translating to MRIPEDVRKDIPLTSEVIYFDNTATSLTPKPVIEAMDEYYLKYRANVHRGVHRLSQMATHKYEESRRIVADFLNARFEEVVFTKNTSESLNLVALGLEGLFKPGDRIVTTPYEHHSDLLPWQRLARKLNLRLEFIEGDDEGNLDLSDAERKIKGARLVAVQHVSNALGVIHEVEELGKMAKEEGAIFVVDAAQSAGHMEVDVKKMNADFLGLSGHKGPMGPTGIGVLYINGEFFDTFEPPLIGGGTIEDVDLRGYRLTRPPERFEAGTPNIGGAIGLAAGIRYIEKIGIERIERQERKLVERMTEGLDELEVPWYGPRNLKKHAGVVSFNVPPLHPHDVAAVLDEHNIMVRSGHHCALPVMKKLGINGTVRASFHVYNSVEEVETFLGVMEELVRSLR from the coding sequence ATGAGGATTCCTGAGGACGTCAGGAAGGATATACCGCTGACTTCTGAGGTCATATACTTCGACAACACCGCGACTTCCCTCACCCCGAAGCCGGTGATAGAGGCGATGGACGAGTACTACCTCAAATACCGTGCCAACGTCCACCGGGGGGTGCACAGGCTCTCTCAGATGGCGACGCATAAGTACGAGGAGAGCAGGAGAATCGTCGCGGACTTCCTCAACGCCAGGTTTGAAGAGGTGGTCTTCACGAAGAACACCAGCGAGAGCCTCAACCTCGTGGCCCTGGGTCTCGAGGGCCTCTTCAAGCCCGGGGACAGGATAGTGACCACGCCCTACGAGCACCACTCCGATTTGCTCCCCTGGCAGAGGCTCGCGAGAAAGCTGAACCTAAGGCTCGAGTTCATCGAGGGCGACGACGAGGGCAACCTCGATCTGAGCGACGCCGAGAGGAAGATCAAGGGGGCAAGGCTCGTTGCGGTTCAGCACGTCTCCAACGCCCTCGGGGTCATCCACGAGGTGGAGGAGCTCGGAAAGATGGCAAAGGAGGAGGGGGCGATATTCGTCGTCGACGCCGCCCAGAGTGCCGGCCACATGGAGGTTGATGTGAAGAAGATGAACGCCGACTTCCTCGGCCTCTCCGGCCACAAGGGGCCGATGGGGCCCACGGGAATAGGTGTGCTCTACATCAACGGGGAGTTCTTCGATACGTTCGAGCCCCCGCTCATCGGAGGAGGGACCATAGAGGACGTTGACCTGCGCGGTTACAGGCTGACCAGGCCGCCGGAGAGGTTCGAGGCCGGAACGCCCAACATAGGCGGTGCAATAGGCCTCGCCGCGGGGATAAGGTACATCGAGAAAATCGGGATTGAGAGAATCGAGAGGCAGGAGCGGAAACTCGTGGAGAGGATGACCGAGGGGCTCGACGAGCTTGAGGTTCCATGGTACGGGCCCAGGAACCTTAAGAAGCATGCTGGAGTCGTGAGCTTCAACGTACCGCCTCTTCACCCGCACGATGTCGCCGCAGTTCTGGACGAGCACAATATAATGGTTCGCTCGGGCCACCACTGCGCTCTGCCCGTTATGAAGAAGCTTGGAATAAACGGGACCGTCAGGGCTTCATTCCACGTCTACAACAGCGTTGAGGAGGTCGAAACGTTCCTCGGCGTTATGGAGGAGCTTGTTAGAAGTTTGCGTTAG
- the hypE gene encoding hydrogenase expression/formation protein HypE, whose translation MRIKLEHGAGGEVMEELLREVVLKNLTLKSAGGIGLDALDDGATIPLGEGHLVFTIDGHTVKPLFFPGGDIGRLAVSGTVNDLAVMGARPLALANSMIIGEGFDGDDLERILRSMDETAREVPVPIVTGDTKVVEDGIGIFVVTAGIGLAERPVSDAGAKVGDVVLVSGTIGDHGIALMSHREGIAFETELESDVGPVWEVVEAVGTAIGWENVHAMKDPTRGGLSNALNEMAEKANVGILIRETDVPIRPEVRAASDMLGISPFDVANEGKVVMIVPREYAEDALRAMRSTDRGKDAAVIGEVIGEYRGKVLVETGIGGKRFLEPPAGDPVPRVC comes from the coding sequence ATGAGGATAAAGCTCGAACACGGGGCCGGTGGGGAGGTAATGGAGGAACTCCTGAGGGAGGTCGTGCTGAAGAACCTGACCCTGAAGTCGGCCGGGGGGATAGGGCTCGACGCCCTCGACGACGGCGCAACAATACCCCTTGGCGAGGGGCACCTCGTCTTCACGATAGACGGCCACACGGTTAAGCCGCTCTTCTTCCCGGGCGGGGACATAGGACGTTTGGCCGTCAGCGGGACGGTGAACGACCTTGCGGTGATGGGGGCCAGACCCTTGGCCCTGGCGAACTCCATGATAATCGGGGAGGGCTTCGACGGTGACGATCTGGAGAGGATACTCCGCTCGATGGATGAAACGGCCAGAGAGGTGCCCGTTCCCATAGTCACCGGCGACACCAAGGTCGTCGAGGACGGGATAGGTATCTTCGTCGTCACCGCAGGAATAGGGCTCGCCGAGAGGCCCGTGAGCGACGCGGGGGCTAAAGTTGGCGACGTCGTCCTCGTCAGCGGCACCATCGGGGACCACGGGATAGCCCTCATGAGCCACCGCGAGGGGATAGCCTTCGAGACCGAGCTGGAGAGCGACGTGGGCCCGGTGTGGGAGGTGGTAGAGGCCGTGGGAACGGCCATCGGCTGGGAGAACGTCCACGCCATGAAGGACCCCACGAGGGGCGGGCTGAGCAACGCCCTCAACGAGATGGCGGAAAAGGCGAACGTGGGGATACTAATAAGGGAAACGGACGTCCCGATAAGGCCGGAGGTCAGGGCCGCGAGCGACATGCTGGGCATAAGCCCCTTCGACGTCGCCAACGAGGGCAAGGTCGTCATGATCGTCCCGAGGGAGTACGCCGAGGACGCCCTCAGGGCCATGAGAAGCACCGATAGGGGGAAGGACGCGGCGGTGATAGGTGAGGTCATAGGCGAGTACAGGGGTAAGGTCCTCGTCGAGACGGGCATAGGCGGAAAGCGCTTCCTTGAGCCCCCAGCCGGCGACCCCGTTCCGAGGGTCTGCTGA